In the genome of Clostridia bacterium, one region contains:
- a CDS encoding sugar ABC transporter permease, whose translation MQAIYKEKKKKATFQKGQTIFLVTLLAIPVLHWLIFWLYININSIILAFQNERGEWSLINFVQLWDQLTSPYGETVGLALKNTLLYFLNNLFIIFPLSIMIAFFIFKHIKGYKIFRIIFFLPAIISGIAMTTVYTYLLIPNGPLDVILSKIGLSIPAQGFFNNSATATPAILVYTIWTGFSSNIILIGGAMSRIPTEVLESAKMEGCGPFREIVSIVLPLTWSTLQTMIVFTMTSIFMASGPILLFMPDGGYETTTISFWIFKQVYGSGTYGGTGQYGLVSCAGFCFTLIGVPIILFVRKLFEKVPAVEY comes from the coding sequence AAAGGTCAGACAATATTTTTAGTAACTCTATTAGCTATTCCAGTTTTACACTGGTTAATTTTTTGGTTATACATTAATATTAATTCAATTATTTTGGCTTTCCAAAACGAAAGAGGAGAGTGGAGCCTAATCAATTTTGTACAGTTGTGGGACCAGCTTACCTCACCTTATGGCGAAACAGTGGGATTAGCGTTAAAAAATACGCTTTTGTATTTTTTAAATAACTTATTCATAATTTTCCCGCTGTCTATTATGATTGCTTTCTTTATTTTTAAGCATATAAAAGGCTATAAGATTTTTAGAATAATATTTTTCTTACCTGCCATTATTTCAGGTATAGCTATGACAACTGTATATACCTATTTGTTGATTCCTAATGGTCCATTGGACGTTATTTTATCAAAAATAGGTCTATCAATTCCTGCGCAGGGTTTCTTCAATAATTCAGCAACAGCAACACCTGCGATTTTGGTTTATACAATATGGACAGGGTTTAGCAGCAATATCATTTTGATAGGCGGCGCAATGAGCCGTATTCCTACTGAAGTATTGGAATCTGCCAAAATGGAAGGTTGCGGACCGTTTAGAGAAATAGTAAGCATTGTTTTGCCTTTGACATGGTCGACATTGCAGACGATGATCGTATTTACTATGACGAGTATTTTTATGGCGAGCGGCCCTATTCTGCTGTTTATGCCTGATGGCGGTTACGAAACGACAACTATTTCATTCTGGATTTTCAAACAGGTTTACGGTTCGGGTACATATGGCGGTACAGGACAGTACGGATTGGTATCATGCGCTGGTTTCTGTTTTACCTTAATCGGTGTGCCTATTATCTTGTTTGTTCGCAAATTGTTTGAAAAAGTACCTGCAGTAGAATACTAA
- a CDS encoding carbohydrate ABC transporter permease: MKVDKVLAKKYKISKEESAVLYKRSKGEKVIYVIMFCIFFVYAVSLVFPFLWLLVNSFQNRIIYQINMSDGNAFALPKKLEIANYIYAFKELSYNGSNIFNMFFNSIWYTGIHIAGNVLMCSFTGYCLAKYNFKGKNIIHTVIIFSMTIPIVGTTGAAFKLMSDLHIYNTPFYVILTSLSGIGMNFLILYGFFRNISWSYAEAAFMDGASHFTVFFKIMLPMARPIILTLSIMSGITYWNEYMNVLLYLPDYPTIASGLFSVSRTLPRLGNTPAYFAALVISLLPVLVVFSLFSDVIMKNFTVGGLKG; the protein is encoded by the coding sequence ATGAAAGTTGATAAAGTTTTAGCAAAAAAATATAAGATTTCAAAAGAAGAATCTGCAGTTTTGTATAAAAGAAGCAAGGGCGAAAAAGTCATATATGTAATTATGTTTTGCATCTTTTTCGTATATGCCGTTTCGCTAGTTTTTCCGTTTTTATGGCTTTTGGTTAATTCTTTCCAAAACAGAATTATATACCAAATCAACATGAGCGACGGAAATGCATTTGCTTTGCCTAAAAAGTTGGAAATTGCCAACTACATTTATGCGTTCAAAGAATTGAGCTATAACGGTTCAAATATTTTCAATATGTTTTTTAACAGTATTTGGTACACCGGCATACATATTGCCGGCAATGTTTTGATGTGCTCTTTTACAGGCTATTGCCTTGCCAAATATAATTTCAAAGGAAAAAACATTATACATACCGTTATTATCTTTTCTATGACCATTCCCATTGTAGGAACAACTGGCGCGGCATTTAAACTTATGTCCGACCTGCATATCTACAACACACCGTTTTATGTGATATTAACAAGCTTAAGCGGTATCGGAATGAACTTTTTGATATTGTACGGCTTTTTCAGAAATATTTCTTGGAGCTATGCGGAAGCTGCATTTATGGACGGAGCAAGTCATTTTACAGTTTTCTTCAAAATAATGCTGCCCATGGCAAGACCTATAATTTTGACGCTTTCTATTATGTCCGGCATCACATACTGGAACGAATATATGAACGTATTGCTGTACTTGCCTGATTATCCCACAATCGCATCAGGACTGTTTAGTGTTTCCAGAACGCTTCCGCGTCTTGGCAATACACCTGCATATTTTGCCGCTTTGGTAATTTCTTTGCTGCCTGTGCTTGTTGTTTTCAGCTTGTTTAGCGATGTAATTATGAAAAACTTTACCGTTGGCGGTCTAAAAGGTTAA
- a CDS encoding ABC transporter substrate-binding protein has protein sequence MKKLSKLIVLILCFTLFSTAVGCGNSDRGDPNSADTLDVYVYNSGYGYKWCVDALEAFKQEDWVKEKYPNLKVNFTKNEIENYGSTQLSAGKGANVYDLIFAPTLFSYFGPTGPLLELSEVLYDSMVPGEDIKFKDKMLSSYVASNAYNDIDATDEPQYYSVSYASGMTGIVYNENVLNSLGFEVPRTTNELLAILNAVRALKDNKQGKYANGYSFLTYGASAYVNYLVDIWWAQYEGADEYVNFFSGIDSDTNSISPEIFKRQGRLETLKVIEEIYLYDKGNVWINPNSGRSAYLETQTSLLRGKGIFMANGDWFDNEMAETRKDLIKATGKADTIKMMKTPIISSIINKTPTIKDDATLSAVVKAIDEGKTSYEGVSEDDFATIQNARMVVYSIGPNHTSVIPSYAAGKEIAVDFLRFLATDKANEIYVRATGGATLPFKYDLRTKNEELYNSISPFQQEIISYFNNPSQEVNILPSTSSFPLVRFGTLKAFASLGNTVGYYFTSNSSKGDYETLAEKIFYTDYDYWTENNNARWNNCKSSAGI, from the coding sequence ATGAAAAAATTAAGTAAGCTGATAGTGCTAATTTTATGTTTTACACTCTTCAGCACTGCTGTTGGATGCGGTAACTCCGATAGAGGCGATCCCAACTCTGCAGACACACTAGACGTTTATGTTTATAACTCAGGATACGGATATAAATGGTGTGTTGATGCTTTGGAAGCATTTAAGCAAGAAGATTGGGTAAAAGAAAAATATCCTAACTTAAAAGTAAACTTCACAAAGAACGAAATAGAAAATTACGGTTCTACTCAGCTATCTGCTGGTAAGGGTGCTAACGTATATGACCTGATTTTTGCACCTACACTATTTAGCTATTTTGGGCCTACTGGACCGTTGCTTGAATTAAGTGAAGTTCTTTATGACAGCATGGTACCTGGCGAGGACATTAAATTTAAAGATAAAATGCTAAGTTCTTATGTAGCTTCTAATGCATATAACGATATTGATGCTACTGATGAACCTCAATATTATTCTGTGAGCTATGCTTCAGGTATGACCGGCATTGTTTATAACGAAAATGTTTTAAACAGTCTTGGATTTGAAGTTCCCAGAACAACCAATGAGTTGCTGGCAATTTTGAATGCTGTAAGAGCATTGAAAGATAATAAGCAAGGAAAATATGCTAACGGATATTCTTTCTTGACTTATGGCGCTTCAGCTTATGTAAACTATTTGGTTGATATTTGGTGGGCTCAATATGAAGGAGCTGATGAGTATGTTAATTTCTTCTCCGGAATTGACAGCGATACAAATTCAATATCTCCCGAAATATTCAAACGACAAGGCAGACTTGAAACCCTTAAGGTAATAGAAGAAATATATTTGTATGACAAGGGCAATGTTTGGATTAACCCCAACTCAGGCAGATCAGCTTATCTAGAAACCCAAACATCTCTATTAAGAGGCAAGGGTATATTTATGGCTAACGGCGACTGGTTTGATAACGAAATGGCTGAAACCAGAAAGGACTTGATCAAAGCTACCGGTAAAGCTGACACCATTAAGATGATGAAGACCCCTATTATAAGCTCAATAATCAACAAAACTCCTACTATTAAAGATGACGCTACTCTTTCTGCAGTAGTTAAAGCTATTGACGAAGGCAAGACAAGCTATGAAGGCGTATCAGAAGACGATTTTGCAACTATTCAAAATGCAAGAATGGTTGTATATTCAATTGGACCTAACCATACTTCAGTTATTCCGTCTTATGCGGCAGGAAAAGAAATCGCTGTTGACTTTTTGAGATTTTTGGCTACTGATAAAGCCAACGAAATTTATGTCAGGGCTACAGGCGGAGCAACTTTGCCTTTCAAATATGATTTGAGAACAAAGAATGAAGAATTATATAATTCTATTTCTCCTTTCCAACAGGAAATTATCTCTTATTTCAACAATCCTAGTCAAGAGGTAAATATTCTTCCTTCAACAAGTTCTTTCCCGTTGGTAAGATTTGGTACATTAAAAGCTTTTGCATCTTTGGGTAATACTGTAGGTTATTACTTTACATCCAATTCAAGCAAGGGCGACTACGAAACACTTGCTGAGAAGATTTTTTATACCGATTATGATTATTGGACTGAAAACAACAATGCAAGATGGAACAACTGCAAGAGCAGTGCAGGAATATAA